In the genome of Aspergillus luchuensis IFO 4308 DNA, chromosome 2, nearly complete sequence, one region contains:
- a CDS encoding uncharacterized protein (COG:S;~EggNog:ENOG410PKSA;~InterPro:IPR011009;~TransMembrane:1 (o614-632i)) yields MEHDLNTLLERLRQAEQRASQAEQRVEPSTLLGLLEGCHELSLAIRVEVDATLTTQGDPTNPVNRLRPKRLVPWEGFPASQEAIWEAFDNEGPGFSTHRAFATKDQLDLIRHGILPIRSELHLQYFQRDTVDRFVNSILKEIHKNDRLRRRFKLHGHLSFEDNNNAADMTSPLETSMQQLRIADSVQHVPSTRGRARSAQRPIHRRRRNRRADQFCVHVISDDQRVPVYAVEHKAPHKLSLAEILAGLHEMDLEKDVINTDGDSFEYHATRLVAAVITQLFSYMVDVGVQHGYICTGEAFICLRITEDPSVVQYYLLVPNRDVTDGDELRLHRTAVAQILAFTLNAVQADRPSQAWYDAADNLDTWEVEYLDILKQIPESVRKEPPSFVYKPPSWKPMDRSPYMLRRRCQPDFQPSRKSQRTGDKDGHGDEAGASSSPPSPSPPPNNASRRARGDRGRGRGRGRRGRGLESQEASGCRPKGAENPKNAIQDQYCTMKCLRGLAKKGPLDPQCPNVKRHGHLVHKINARDLTRLLSDQLSRDREIGFEQLHIVGRTGFLLKATLLSHGYTVVLKATNAEQLPSLGQEIEAYHHLRSLQGTHVPVCVGDFAPRVRYWYHGHLMAHMLILSWAGIRANKVMTEQTAPTFREQRNEVLEKISACGVIHSDPEWRNILWNEETGGLVIIDFESPPKKSGSRREIFRARQKPTSRLPLGALPGNLVAQESTFPRKTNQTGQ; encoded by the coding sequence ATGGAGCATGATTTGAACACATTGTTGGAAAGACTCCGCCAGGCAGAGCAGCGAGCCAGTCAGGCAGAACAGCGAGTCGAACCAAGCAcccttcttggtcttctcgaAGGGTGTCATGAGCTTTCTCTTGCTATACGTGTCGAGGTAGATGCGACTTTAACAACTCAGGGTGACCCAACCAATCCTGTCAATAGATTACGGCCTAAACGCTTGGTACCTTGGGAAGGGTTTCCTGCCTCTCAGGAGGCCATCTGGGAAGCATTCGACAATGAAGGCCCCGGTTTTTCCACGCATCGCGCTTTCGCGACCAAGGATCAACTGGATCTCATTCGGCATGGTATTCTACCAATAAGGTCcgaacttcatcttcaataCTTCCAACGCGACACTGTGGATAGATTCGTAAATTCAATTCTAAAAGAGATACACAAAAACGACAGACTTCGTCGGCGCTTCAAACTCCATGGACATCTTAGTTTCGAGGACAATAACAATGCCGCTGACATGACCTCTCCACTCGAAACGTCAATGCAACAGCTTCGAATAGCAGATTCGGTACAACACGTACCTTCTACCCGAGGCAGAGCACGAAGTGCACAGCGGCCGATCCATCGGAGACGACGCAACCGTCGTGCTGACCAGTTCTGCGTCCATGTAATATCAGACGATCAACGAGTTCCCGTGTATGCTGTCGAACACAAAGCTCCACATAAGCTGTCGCTGGCTGAAATACTCGCCGGCCTCCACGAGATGGACTTGGAGAAAGATGTCATTAACACGGATGGAGATAGCTTCGAATACCATGCTACTCGGCTCGTGGCAGCAGTAATCACCCAGCTTTTCTCATACATGGTAGACGTGGGAGTCCAACACGGCTATATCTGCACCGGGGAGGCCTTCATTTGCCTTCGGATCACCGAAGATCCTTCGGTTGTGCAATACTATTTGCTCGTCCCCAACCGGGATGTCACTGACGGGGATGAGCTTCGTCTACACCGAACAGCAGTTGCTCAGATTCTGGCCTTCACGCTCAACGCCGTGCAAGCTGATCGTCCATCTCAGGCGTGGTACGATGCAGCCGATAATTTGGACACATGGGAAGTCGAATACCTGGATATTTTGAAACAGATACCGGAATCGGTCCGCAAAGAGCCGCCGTCTTTCGTATATAAGCCCCCGTCGTGGAAACCCATGGATCGGTCTCCGTATATGCTACGACGGCGTTGTCAGCCTGACTTCCAGCCGTCACGGAAAAGCCAAAGAACTGGCGATAAGGATGGGCATGGAGACGAAGCAGGAGCTTCTTCAAGcccgccttccccttctccgccgcctAATAATGCCTCTAGAAGGGCTCGAGGCGACCGAGGGCGGGGGCGGGGGCGgggacgacgaggacgagggcTAGAATCCCAGGAAGCTAGCGGGTGCAGGCCGAAAGGAGCCGAAAATCCAAAGAACGCGATTCAAGACCAGTATTGCACGATGAAATGCCTGCGTGGTTTGGCTAAGAAAGGCCCTCTGGATCCTCAATGTCCGAACGTCAAAAGACACGGACATCTAGTCCACAAGATCAACGCTCGTGATTTGACGCGTCTCCTGTCTGATCAATTATCGCGCGATCGGGAAATTGGTTTCGAGCAGCTACATATCGTCGGTAGGACTGGTTTCCTCTTGAAAGCCACCTTATTATCCCATGGATACACTGTGGTTCTGAAAGCCACCAACGCTGAGCAACTTCCAAGCCTCGGGCAAGAAATCGAAGCCTACCATCATCTCCGCTCTCTTCAAGGCACACATGTTCCAGTATGCGTGGGGGATTTCGCTCCGCGCGTTCGGTACTGGTACCACGGCCACTTGATGGCGCATATGCTTATTTTAAGCTGGGCAGGTATTAGAGCGAACAAGGTTATGACTGAGCAGACTGCTCCTACTTTCCGAGAGCAGCGCAATGAGGTCTTGGAAAAGATTAGTGCGTGTGGTGTCATTCATAGCGATCCAGAATGGCGCAATATACTTTGGAACGAAGAGACTGGCGGCCTCGTGATTATTGACTTTGAGTCGCCTCCAAAGAAGTCTGGCAGCAGACGGGAAATATTTCGGGCAAGACAAAAACCAACATCTCGGTTACCATTAGGTGCATTGCCGGGCAATCTAGTAGCCCAGGAGTCCACTTTTCCCAGAAAGACAAATCAAACCGGGCAGTAA